The genomic DNA CGCCGGCAGCGCCGCCTCGGCGTCGTCGATCCCGCTGCTCGGCCCCGACGCGGCGGAAAAGCGCTGGCAAGACCTGACGCCGGCGCAGCAGCGCGCCCTCGAACCGCTGAAAAAAGGCTGGGAAGACCTGGGCCCGGTGCGCAAGCAGAAATGGCTGGAAATCGCCGGCCGTTTCGAATCGATGAAACCGGCCGAACAGCAGCGCGTACATGCGCGCATGCGCGAATGGGTCGAGCTGACGCCGGAAGAACGCAAGGCCGTGCGCGAGAACTACGCGCGCGCGCAGAAGATCATGGGCGGCAAGAAGGCCGCCCAGTGGGAGCAGTACCTGCTGCTGCCCGAAGAAGAGAAGCGCAAGCTGGCCGATGCCGCCGCCGCCAAGAAGCCGCAGGCCGCCAAGCCGCCGACGCCGAAGCAGATCCTCGCCAAGACGCCGCAGCCGATCAAGCAGCACCCGAGCGTGCTGCCGTCGGTGCCGCCACCGCCTGCCGTGGCGGCCCAGCCGGCCCCGGCACCGGTCGCGGCTCCCGTCGCGCCACCTGCCCCACACCCACGCCGGCAGCACCGGAAATCGTCTACCCGCTCGAAGGTGCCGTGACGCCGGCCGCGATCGTCACCCCGCCAGCCCCGGCACCGGCCGCACAGAATGCTCCCGCCAATGCCGGTAAATAACGTGGTCGCGCCGGTCGGCGTGCCGGCCATCGGCCGCCGGCTGGTCTCGATGGTGTACGAGCTGCTGCTGGGTTTTGCCGTGCTGTTCCTGCCCTTCCTCGTATTCGAGATGCTCGTCAAGGCCAGCCATGCGCCGGCCGTCGAGCACATGCGCCAGGCCCTGGCCTTCCTGGTGCTGGGCGCCTACTTCATCCATCAATGGACGCGCAAGGGCCAGACCCTGGCCATGCAGACCTGGCGCATCCGCCTGCAGATGCCGGACGGCGCCATGGTGCCGCCGCGTGTGGCCACCTTGCGCTACCTGCTGTGCTGGTTATGGGTGCTGCCCGCCGCCGCCGTTTGCCTGGCCTTCGACCTGCATCGCTGGCAGGCCATTGGCGCGCTGGCCATCGGCATCGTGGCCTGGTCGCTGACGGCGCTGCTCGACCGCGAGCGCCAGTTCCTGCATGACCGGATCGCCGGCACGCGGCTGGTGCAGCTGCCCAAGCCGGAAAAGCGGGTCAAGGCCGCAGCCTGATCTTGCAAGCGGGTCCAGGTGCCGCCATCTGGCCCGGATGAAGCGCCTCGACGACAGCCCGACCGAACCCCTGTGCCCCTGTGCGGCCGCCCGCTGGGCACCGAAAACATCGACCGCCACCATCTGGTGCCGCGCACCTTCAAGGGCAAGGCGCAATTCCCATCCATAAGATCTGCCACCGCAAGATCCACGCCGTGTTCACGGAGCGCGAGCTGTTCAAGACGTATCACACGTGGGAGGCGCTGCAGGCGCACGAGGAGATTCGCACGTTTATCGACTGGGTGGCGAGGAGGCCGCCGGGGTTTTATACCTCGACGGCGACGTCGAATGCAAAGAAGCGGCGGTGACAAGCCCGGGGCCGCTATTCCCGTGTGCTGCCAAGCCAGATTTCGAGCGGCTGTGTGCCAGCAGTTGGGCGTCGGCGACCGCAGCCAGAGCACGGCGGCCTGCCTTGCACGTAAGCGCGCGACCTTGCCGGCAAGTGCTGTTACCTTCGCCAGCCGGGCTGCGTGTGCATCCACGCACGCCCCGCACGTTGGGCTTCAACTCGTCGGGTTAAGTTACCTACCCTTGTGGAAGGGAGCCCATGCGTTGCCATCGCACGAGCTTCCCTCTCAAGACGGATCAGCTCAAGCCAACCTTACCTTCACGAATGAATGCCCGTCCATGCCAATAAACACGGTACTCCAGTCGATGGTTCAGCATCGCCGGGGTAACGTGGAACGGCAGGGAGAAATACTCATACCGGCCGGTTTGCTTGAACTGCTTGCGGGTGACCGTACGCTGGTGCAACACCGCGTAGTTATTGTCCACGTCGACGATTTCCAGGCGCAACTGATCGGCGTCATCGGACGTATTGTTATCGATCATGAAGCTCCAGGTAGCGATATGATCGCCCTCCGGCAGCCCGGCATAATAGGGACCGAATTGCAGGTAGCCCGGCGTGTCCTGGGTCATATTGGCCGACCAGCCGTCGCCGTCCGCGCGCCCGATATTGTGGCCGATGCCCGCTGCCGTCATGGTCCAGCTGCGATCGAAGCCGCCGTACTGTTCATTGGCCACCAGTGCCCGCCGCGTCACCGGGGACATGGCGTCGATGCGGTAATAGACGTAATCACGGCCGCCCACGTTCAGGAACGCCGGACCGTCATTGCCGAACGAATCAACTGCCGTCGTATTGTCGGTCTGCGGCAGGATCGGGTTCTGCCTGAATTTCGTCCAGGTCGTGAGATTGCTCGACCGCGCGAATGCGGACGACCAACGGCTGTGCTGATACGTTCCGTTCGAGCCGATCGCATCGCTGACTTCATACACCATGTAGTAGGCGCCGTTTTGCTTGATGACCTTGCGACGGCCGGCCGTTCCCGCTTCGGGGGTACCCGGCACCGTGCGAATGACCGGGTTCGTCGATACCTTTTGCAAGGCCATCAGGTCCGTTCCCTTGGCCATGCCGATCTGGCAGACCGTTCCGTCGAAGCCATGATAGAACACGTACCAGATGCCGTTTTCCTTGTAGATGCTAGGCGTACCGATGCCGCGGCTCTCCCAACCTGGCTTGTTGGGATCGATCGGATCCGGCCGGGTATCGAAGCGCAGGATAAGGCCCTTTTTCGTGAAGGTCTTGCCGTCCGTGGAGGTGGCCAGGCCGATATTGGGGGCAATGTAGCCGGTACCCGTCGACTCGTAGACCATGTAGTAAGTACCGTTTTCGTACCATACGCCAGGGAACGAGGCCATGATACTGTCGGGCGATCCGGCAGCACCCGATTCCAGCACAGGTCCTTTGTCGACAAACGTTACACCGTCCGTCGATTCAGCCAATCCCACACCAAGGTGTCCATTGATATTGCGAATATAGTAGGCCTTGATGACGCCGTTTACCGTCACTGTGTCGATAAAGTGCATATTGAAGCTGGCGCCCAAGTTGGTGTTGGTGCGATCGAGTTTCAGGAATGCGCGATTGTTATCGACGAGATCGGAGACAGTGGGCACTTGCGCCCAGGCGGGGCTGGCGGCAGCAAAAGCCAGCGCGACTATGCAGCCGATACGGGAAAGGGATTTCTTCATTAAGGCCTCTTGGAAGCGTTTGAACGGGAACACCGCCCCGCCGCGTTGGCCGCGGTGGCGCAGTCCGGCAATTGTCCTCGAACCGGTACACCAAAAAGCTCACGAATTGTCACAGCGTGCAAAAAAAATCGGTAACACTGCGACCGTATCGGGGCGCCCGATGACCTGCTGGATGCGATGTGCCCGGCCGTGTTGGCCGGTGCAAGAGATGCGCGAGGGATCGGACCGGGTTGCGGTCGATGCAAGCGTCAGAACCGCTCGAACCCCTGCAGGTAGCGCCACTCGCCCACGGCCAGCCCGGCCATGGAGAGCCGGCCGATGCGCAGGCGCTTGAGCGCCACCGGCGTCAGGCCGACGGCCTTGCACATGCGGTCGATCTGGCTGGGCTTCGGGCCCTTGACGGCAAAGCGCAGCCGGCCTTCGTTCTGCCAGCTGACTTTCGTCGCGCCCTGGTTCAGCTGGGCCAGGCCATTCTCGACGATCGTGCCGCGCACGTCGACGATGATCTCCTGCTCGACCTTGTCGCCCTCCTCCACCAGCTTGCGCGCCACCCGGTGGTCCTGCGTGAACACGAACAGGCCGCTCGCTGCGTAGTCCAGCGGCAGCGCCGGGGTGAGATTGTGCACGTGGCGCTTCAGGAAGCGCTCCTTCGCCGCCTGCGCATTGCGCGCCTCTGGCACCAGGCACGCGAACGGGTCGACGCCGGCCGGCTTGTGCAGCAGGATCGTGACAGGCACGATTTCCAGCAAGGTGGCATCGGGCGCCAGCACCACGGCCTGCTGCGGTGCCACGCGCGCGCCGGCTTCCTCGACGACGGCGCCATCGACCTGCACGAAGCCGCCCTCGATGTACAGCTCCGCCTCGCGACGGGAACAGGGCACCATGTCCGCCACCCGTTTCGAGAGGCGGATCGTGTCGGAATCGGTCATAGTCAGGTCTCGAAGTAAGTGGTGAAGACGTCGGCCACCGTGCGCAGCTGCGCACGCGTGACGTCCAGGTGCGTGACGAGGCGCAGGCGCGGCGCCATCGACACGCGGATGTGCGCCGCCGCCAGCGCCTCGGCCAGGCCGGCGCACCGCGCTGCCGGCACGTCGACGTAGAAGATGTTGGTTTGCGGCGTGCTGACGGCCAGGCCATCGATGCGCGCCAGCTCGCCGGCCAGGAACGCGGCGTTGGCGTGGTCCTCGGCCAGGCGCTGCACGTTGTGCTCCAGCGCATACAGCCCGGCCGCGCCGATCACGCCGGCCTGGCGCATGCCGCCGCCCAGCATCTTGCGCCAGCGCTTGCCTTCCTCGACGAATGCGCGCGAGCCGCACAGCACGGAGCCGACCGGCGCGCCCAGGCCCTTCGACAGGCACACGGAGACGCTGTCGAAACCGGCCACCGCGTCGCGCAGGCTGATGCCCTGCTGGACCGCGGCATTGCAGATGCGGGCGCCGTCCAGGTGGGTAGCCAGGCCACGCTCGTGCGCCAGCGCCGTCGCCGCGGCGATGTAATCGCGCGGCAGCACGCGGCCGCCGATCGTGTTTTCCAGCGCCAGCAGCTTGGTGCGGGCGAAGTGGACGTCGCGCGGCTTGATCTGCGCGGCGATGTCGTCCAGCGCCAGCGAGCCGTCCGGCTGGTTGGCGATGGGCTGCGGCTGGATGCTGCCCAGCACCGCCGCGCCGCCGCCTTCATAACGGAAGGTGTGCGCTTCCTGGCCGACCAGGTATTCGTCGCCGCGGCCGCAATGGGCCAGCAGTGCGATCAGGTTCGTTTGCGTGCCGGATGGCGCGAACAGCGCCGCCTCGAAGCCGAACAGTTCGGCAGCAAACTCCTGCAAGCGGTTGACGGTCGGGTCGTCGCCGTACACGTCGTCGCCGACCGGTGCCGCGGCCATCGCCTCGCGCATCGCGGGCGATGGCTGGGTGACCGTGTCGCTGCGCAGGTCGATCCAGCTCATCGTGCGCTTTCCGCCACTTGCTCGGCATAGAAGCGGTGGCCCAGTTCTTCCAGGCCGACCGTCTGCAGCACTTCCTGCAGGCGCTCCGTGGGACGGCGGCGCGGCAGGTTCTTGTACGTCGCGACGATCAGTTCGTTCTTCATCGAATGCTCCCAACCGACCAGCTCCGTCACGTTGACCTGGTAGCCGTGTGCTTCCAGCTGCAGGCAGCGCAGCACGTTGGTGACCTGGCTGCCGAATTCGCGCGTGTGGATCGGGTGGCGCCAGATTTCCGTCAGCGCGCTCTTGCCCAGGTCACGGCCTTTGTTCTTGCGCAGCACGGACGCCACCTCGGCCTGGCAGCACGGCACGAGCACCATGTGCTTGGCGCGCTTTTTCAGTGCGAAGTCGATGGCGTCGTCGGTGGCCGTGTTACAGGCGTGCAGCGCGGTGACGATGTCGATTTGTTCGGGCAGTTCGCTCGACGTGGTCGATTCAGCCACCGACAGCGGCAGGAACGACATGCCGGTGAAGCCGAACTTCCCGGCCAGCTCGCGCGAACGCTGCACCAGCTCGTCGCGCGTCTCGATGCCGTAGATGTGCGAATCGTCTTGCAGCGCCTTGAAAAACAGGTCGTACAGGATGAAGCCCAGGTAGGACTTGCCGGCGCCATGGTCGACCAGCGACACGGCACCCTTCTCGGCGCGCACGTCCTGCAGCAGCGGTTCGATGAACTGGTACAGGTGATAGACCTGCTTGAGCTTGCGCCGGCTGTCCTGGTTCAACTTGCCGTCGCGCGTCAGGATGTGCAGCTCCTGCAGCAGCGCGACCGACTGGCCCGGCTTGATTTCCGGGATGTCGGTCACGGTGCTCGGCAGCGGTGCGGCGGGTGCCTTGTTATTGCGCTTCATCGATCCATGCCTGCTGGATGGCTTCCAGGATCTTCTCGCCGCCGCGCTTGTGGTCGTCGTCGAAGCCTTCCAGGGTGACGACCCAGTTGTGCAGGTCGGTGAAGCGGATGGACGTGGGGTCCAGGTTCGGGTACTTGTCGTACAGCGCCTCGGCGATCGCCGTGATGTCGGTCCATTTCATGGCAGCTCCTCAGTGACCGCCTTCGCTGGCATGGTTGATCGTGTACTTCGGAATCTCGACGACGAGGTCCTCGTCGGCCACGATCGCCTGGCACGACAGGCGCGACTGCGCTTCCAGGCCCCAGGCCTTGTCCAGCAGGTCTTCTTCCGTGTCCGTCGCTTCATTGAGCGAATCGAAGCCCTCGCGCACGATCACGTGGCAGGTGGTGCAGGCGCACGACTTCTCGCAGGCGTGCTCGATGTGGATGTCGTTCTCCAGCAGGACGTCGCAGACGGACTTGCCGGCTTGCGTTTCGATCACGGCGCCCTCGGGCACAGCTTGGCGTGGGGCAGGATGACGATTTGTGGCACTTGTTACCTCTGTTGTTTTATATGTTGTGACGACGCTTACGCCACCTGGTCCAGCGCCTTGCCGGCCAGCGCGCTGCGCACGCTGCGGTCCATGCGGCGCGACGCGAATTCCTCGGTGCCGTGCGCCAGCGCTTCCACCGCCGCCTTGACGGCCGTGTGGTCGACCGTGCCGGCCTGCGACTGCGCCAGGATCGCGCGGGTGCTGGTCATCAGCGCATCGACGGCGGTGCGCTCCTCGTCCGACAGCAGCGCCGCGTCCTCGTCCAGCGCGGCCTGGGTGGCCAGCAGGATGCGTTCCGCTTCCACCTGTTCCTCGCGCAGCGCGCGCGCCTTCATGTCCGTCTCGGCCGAGGCATACGAATCCTGCAGCATGCGCGCGACATCGTCGTCGCCCAGGCCATACGACGGCTTGACGGTGATCGACGCTTCCACGTTCGAGCGCAGCTCGCGCGCGGAAACGGACAGCAGCCCGTCCGCGTCGACCTGGTAGGTGATGCGGATGCGCGCCGCGCCGGCGGCCATCGGCGGAATGCCGCGCAGCTCGAAGCGCGCCAGCGAACGGCAGTCCGAGACCAGCTCGCGCTCGCCCTGCAGCACGTGCACCGCCAGCGCGGTCTGGCCATCCTTGAACGTGGTGAACTCCTGCGCCCGGGCGCACGGAATCGTCGAGTTGCGCGGGATGATCTTCTCGACCAGGCCGCCCATCGTCTCGATACCCAGCGACAGCGGGATCACGTCCAGCAGCAGCCAGTCGTCGCCCGGCGCGCGGTTCCCCGCCAGCAGGTTGGCCTGGATGGCGGCGCCCAGCGCCACCACCTTGTCCGGATCGATGTTCGCGTGCGGGATCGTGTGGAAGTACTCGCCCACGGCGCGCTGCACGTGCGGCATGCGCGTGGCGCCGCCGACCATGACGACGCCGTCGATGTCGTCCGCGTCCACGTTGGCGTCGCGCAGCGCCTTCTTGATCGCGTTCATGGTCTTGGCGACCAGGTGTTTCGTGATCTCGGCGAATTTCTCGGCCGTGATCTTCAGGTGCACTTCCTCGCCGGACGACAGGATCGCGTCCACCGTCACTTCCGATTTCGTCGACAGCAGTTCCTTGGCCTCGCGTGCCTTGACCATCAGCACGGCGGTGTCTTCATCGTTCAGCGGCGCCAGCTTCTCCTGCTCGTGGATCCAGCAGAACAGGCGGTGGTCGAAGTCGTCGCCACCCAGCGCGGAATCGCCGCCGGTGGACAGCACTTCGAACACGCCCTTGGACAATTTGAGGATCGAGATGTCGAAAGTGCCGCCGCCCAGGTCGTAGACGGCGAACAGGCCTTCGGATGCATTGTCCAGGCCATACGCGATGGCGGCGGCGGTCGGTTCGGACAGCAGGCGCAGCACGTTCAGGCCGGCCAGCTGGGCCGCATCCTTGGTGGCCTGGCGCTGGGCGTCGTCGAAGTACGCCGGCACGGTGATGACGGCGCCCACCAGGTCGTCGCCCAGCGCATCCTCGGCGCGCTGGCGCAAGGTTGCCAGGATCTGCGCGGACGTCTCGACCGGGCTCTTGATGCCGGCGACGGTCTTCAGCTGCACCATGCCGGGGCCGTCGACGAAGTCGTACGGCAGGTTCTCCACGTAGGCGATGTCCTTCAGCCCGCGGCCCATGAAACGCTTGACGGAGACGATCGTGTTCTTCGGATCGGTGGTCTGCGCGGCCTGCGCCTTGTAGCCGATGTGGGCGTGGCCGTTCGGCAGGTAGCGCACCACGGACGGCAGCAGCGGCCGGCCGTCCTCGTCGTTCAGCACTTCGGGAATGCTGCTGCGCACGGTCGCCACCAGCGAGTTGGTGGTGCCCAGGTCGATACCGACCGCCAGCCGGTGCTGGTGCGGCGCCGTCGACATGCCGGGTTCGGAAATTTGCAGGAGAGCCATGTGAAACCTGTTCTTGTTGTGGGCGCGGGCGCGCCTTGCCTGGATTACGCTTCGATCGCGTCGAAGGCGAAGCGGACTTCTTCGCCGAATTTTTCAAGGAACATCAGCGCACGCACGCCTTGTGCCGCAGCGTGATAGTCGGCGCCGTCCAGCTGGGCCTCGATGGCCTGCAGCTGTTCCTTGCGGGCGGCGCGCAGCTGGGCGTCCAGCTGGTCGAGCAGCGCCGCATCCTTGCCGGCGCGCGCCTCGGCCAGTTCCTCGCGCCACTCCATCTGCTGCATCAGGAAGGCCATCGGCATCGCCGTGTTCGACTCCGTCTGCAGGTCCACGCCGTGCAGCTCGCACAGGTAGCGAGCGCGCTGCTGCGGGTTCTTCAGCGTCTGGTAGGCCTCGTTGGCGCGCGTGGCCCACTGCATCGCCACGCGCTTCTCGGCGTCCGTGGCGTTGACGAATTTATCGGGGTGCACGCGCGACTGCACGTCGCGGTAGGCCGCGTCCAGCGCGGCACCGTCGATCGCGAAGCGTTGCGGCAGGTTGAAAAGCTCGAAGTGATTTTGCACAGTGAGGGCGACGTCAGATGCGGAAGCTTTCGCCGCAGCCGCAGGCGTCTTTTTCGTTCGGGTTGTTGAACTTGAAGCCTTCGTTCAGGCCTTCGCGGGCGAAGTCCAGCTCCGTGCCGTCGATGTACGGCATGCTCTTCGGATCGACAAAGACCTTCACGCCATGCGATTCGAAGACATGGTCGTCCTCGGTTACCTCGTCCACGTACTCCAGCTTGTACGCCAGGCCCGAGCAACCGGTCGTGCGCACGCCAAAGCGCAGGCCGATGCCCTTGCCGCGCCGTTCGATGTAGCGGTTGATGTGCTTCGCAGCTTTTTCGGTCAACGTGATTGCCATACTTTTCCTCCTGATGCTGACGGGGCCACGCGGGCCCCACCCTTTAGGCCGAGTGCTTGGCCTTGTAGTCCTGCACGGCGGCCTTGATCGCGTCTTCGGCCAGGATCGAGCAGTGGATTTTCACCGGCGGCAGCGCCAGCTCTTCGGCGATCTGCGTGTTCTTGATCGACAGGGCCTGGTCCAGCGTCTTGCCCTTGACCCATTCCGTCACCAGGGAGCTCGATGCGATGGCCGAGCCGCAGCCGTAGGTCTTGAATTTCGCGTCTTCGATGACGCCGTCCGCGCCGACCTTGATCTGCAGCTTCATCACGTCGCCGCAGGCCGGGGCGCCCACCATGCCCGTGCCGACGCTTTCGTCGCCCTTTTCAAAGGCGCCCACGTTGCGCGGGTTTTCGTAGTGGTCGAGAACTTTTTCCGAGTAAGCCATTTTGATACTCCTGGTGTGATTGTGACGGGGCGCTTAGTGAGCGGCCCACTGGATCGAATTGATATCGATCCCTTCCTTGAACATGTCCCACAGCGGCGACAGCTCGCGCAGCTTGCCGACCTTCGATTTCATCAGGTCGATGGCGAAGTCGATGTCCTGCTGCGTCGTGAAGCGGCCGATCGTGAAGCGGATCGAGCTGTGCGCCAGTTCGTCGGAACGGCCCAGCGCGCGCAGCACGTAGGACGGTTCCAGGCTGGCCGACGTGCAGGCCGAACCGGACGACACGGCCAGGTCCTTGACGGCCATGATCAGCGACTCGCCTTCTACGTAGTTGAAGCTGACGTTCAGGTTGTGCGGCACGCGGTGGTCCATGTCGCCGTTGATGTACACCTCTTCGATTTCCTGCAGGCCGGAGGCGAGGCGGTCGCGCAGCGCCTTGATGCGCGCGATCTCTTCATCCATCTCGACCTTGGCCAGGCGGAATGCCTCGCCCATGCCGACGATCTGGTGCACCGGCAAGGTGCCCGAGCGCAGGCCGCGCTCGTGGCCGCCGCCGTGCATCTGCGCCTCGATGCGCACACGCGGCTTGCGGCAGACATACAGCGCGCCGATACCCTTCGGACCGTAGGTCTTGTGCGCCGTGAACGTCATCAGGTCGACCTTCAGGTCCTGCAGGTCAATCGCGATCTTGCCCGTGGCCTGGGCCGCGTCGCAGTGGAAGATGATGCCCTTGGAACGGCAGAATGCCGCGATGTCCTTGACGGGCTGGATCACGCCGATCTCGTTATTGACCAGCATGACGGAGACCAGGATGGTGTCCGGACGCACGGCTTCGGCCAGCTGTTCCAGCGTGATCAGGCCGTTGTCCTGCGGGTCCAGGTAGGTCGCCTCGAAGCCCTGGCGTTCCAGTTCGCGCACGGTGTCCAGCACGGCCTTGTGTTCCGTCTTGACGGTGACGATGTGCTTACCCTTCGTCTTGTAGAAGTGCGCCGCGCCCTTGATCGCCAGGTTGTTGCTCTCGGTGGCGCCGGAGGTCCAGATGATCTCGCGCGGGTCGGCGTTGACCAGTGCCGCCACGTGGCCGCGCGCTTCTTCCACAGCCGCCTCCGCCGTCCAGCCGTACATGTGGCTGCGCGACGCCGGATTGCCGAACTGCTCGCGCAGGTAGGGAATCATCTTGTCGGCCACGCGCGGGTCGATCGGCGTCGTGGCCGAATAGTCCATGTAGATCGGGAAGTGCGGCGCGGTGCGAAACTCGACCGGAGCCACCTTGGCGACGTTCTTTTCTGGGGCGTTCATCTTGTTACTCCAAAGGGTTTATCCAAGGGCGGCGTGGTTGCGGTGCATGACCACGACGTTCTGTTCGGCGTTTTTCTGTCTTTGCTGATCGACCAGGTCCTGCAGCGAGACCGAGTCCAGGTAGTCGACCATCTTTTCGTTCAGCGTGGCCCACAACTCGTGGGTCATGCAACGGGCGCCGGTGGCGTGGTCGGCGCCATGGCAGTTTTCCTTGCCGCCGCATTGGGTCGCATCGAGCGGCTCATCGACGGCGATGATGATGTCGGCCACCGTCACCTTGTCGGCGCGGCGGGCCAGGCTGTAGCCACCGCCCGGACCGCGGATCGACTCCACGATCTCGTGCCGACGCAGCTTGCCGAACAGCTGTTCCAGATAGGACAGCGATATGGCCTGGCGCTGGCTGATGCCAGAGAGCGTGACGGGACCCTTGCCCTGGCGCATCGCCAGGTCAATCATCGCGGTCACGGCAAAACGGCCTTTGGTAGTCAGACGCATCACAACCTCGGTTGAGTTCAGACGAGCTCAGGTGAACTGTTGAATTCGGGTAAAAACTCGTGCTCGACAGCCAATCAAAACCTGATTAGTTGATCGATTTAGTCAAGTATAACAGAGTCCTGGGAGGCTTGCCGGAGACGGCTAGAAAGGGAGATGCATCGGGGACAGGCACCGGTTTGCGCGCCGAAGGACACGCAAACCGGTGCCTGTCCCCTCGGGTTTGCCTGGGCCCAACGCGCGATTATATCGGAAAGGGCCGATGCCTGCACGGCTCAGCCTTGGCCCAGCAGGTCATGCGCATCCAGGATGGCAAAGGCGATCTCGGGACGGTTTTCCAGGCAGCGCCGGATGGCGGCCGGGATGGCCTGGCGCGTCTTGCGGCACAGGCCAGGCACGGTGGCGATATCGATGACGAAGCCGCGCACGGTGCGCACCTCGTTCGGCCCGGGCGCGATCGTGAGCCGGATGCCCAGTTGCTCCTCCAGGCGCTGGCCGATGCGCAGCAACTCGGCATAGCTGGCGATCGTTTCGATGCGCTCGATCAGCCGCTTCTCCTCTTCCTTGGTCAGGCGCAGCACGCGCAGGTCCGCGTGGGGGTCGTCCAGCAGCAGCTCGCGGCGGCAGTCGCAGGCACCCGGCGGGCACTCCTTGCGGATCGGAAATGGCAGCGTGGGCGGCGGCGTCAGCATGGCATCGATCGGATGGTCTGGCGTGTGGGGGACGAGTATCCCGCCCGCGCCGGGCATTGTCAAACGTACACGACAATAAGCGATGACGGTTGTGCATGCGGCCCGATCGAAATTGAAATTACTGTTGCAGAGTTGCCACGAGGATTGCATTTCGATAAATGAATCGTGCTACACTTTCCGACGAGCAAAAGCCTCTTCCGTCCTTCCACCACGATCCCATGCCCACTTTCGCTGCGCACGCTGCCGTGCCGCTTTCCCGCTTCCATTGCCTGCGCGGCATGCGGGTACACGCGCGTGCCGGTGTGGTGCGCGCGGCGGCGTATGTGCTGGCGGGATGGCTGGCGTTCGCGCCGCCACTGCACGCGGCGGTCGCGCCCGAGGGCGTGCCGACCGACCGCCGGGTGCTGGTGCTGTACTCGCTGGGCGCCGAT from Pseudoduganella armeniaca includes the following:
- the iscA gene encoding iron-sulfur cluster assembly protein IscA, with the protein product MAITLTEKAAKHINRYIERRGKGIGLRFGVRTTGCSGLAYKLEYVDEVTEDDHVFESHGVKVFVDPKSMPYIDGTELDFAREGLNEGFKFNNPNEKDACGCGESFRI
- the iscU gene encoding Fe-S cluster assembly scaffold IscU — encoded protein: MAYSEKVLDHYENPRNVGAFEKGDESVGTGMVGAPACGDVMKLQIKVGADGVIEDAKFKTYGCGSAIASSSLVTEWVKGKTLDQALSIKNTQIAEELALPPVKIHCSILAEDAIKAAVQDYKAKHSA
- a CDS encoding IscS subfamily cysteine desulfurase, with product MNAPEKNVAKVAPVEFRTAPHFPIYMDYSATTPIDPRVADKMIPYLREQFGNPASRSHMYGWTAEAAVEEARGHVAALVNADPREIIWTSGATESNNLAIKGAAHFYKTKGKHIVTVKTEHKAVLDTVRELERQGFEATYLDPQDNGLITLEQLAEAVRPDTILVSVMLVNNEIGVIQPVKDIAAFCRSKGIIFHCDAAQATGKIAIDLQDLKVDLMTFTAHKTYGPKGIGALYVCRKPRVRIEAQMHGGGHERGLRSGTLPVHQIVGMGEAFRLAKVEMDEEIARIKALRDRLASGLQEIEEVYINGDMDHRVPHNLNVSFNYVEGESLIMAVKDLAVSSGSACTSASLEPSYVLRALGRSDELAHSSIRFTIGRFTTQQDIDFAIDLMKSKVGKLRELSPLWDMFKEGIDINSIQWAAH
- the iscR gene encoding Fe-S cluster assembly transcriptional regulator IscR, translating into MRLTTKGRFAVTAMIDLAMRQGKGPVTLSGISQRQAISLSYLEQLFGKLRRHEIVESIRGPGGGYSLARRADKVTVADIIIAVDEPLDATQCGGKENCHGADHATGARCMTHELWATLNEKMVDYLDSVSLQDLVDQQRQKNAEQNVVVMHRNHAALG